The Schistocerca gregaria isolate iqSchGreg1 chromosome 1, iqSchGreg1.2, whole genome shotgun sequence genome includes a window with the following:
- the LOC126334981 gene encoding beta-sarcoglycan, with translation MSTLTDSRNSPLSDAGSESGFGTLTMGEKALIKKSSSSKHHENNLRGGYKPVHEQAVPKTGLRGRKTYAFWTLVILLFFLAMGNLLLTFVILGVLRLGQGMESLELVPEQGLITFYGTTDLDRVYKPDGKLEGFDEWPVEIAGDNNSVSLRIDGKDATKMSELKMSLDNATVNNVKSFDVHDPGSGKPIFSTGFPNFGLPHGVDKLQIKIAQTRRITSSVNNSLYLQSRTFIRLKGNEGTRMEGREIVWSADQDIFLKSVNGSVTLDGHEGISINMKDIPSVNHDRDSSVQLITQYKLCVCWPGGKLYRVPVTLGENARIACHNVDFSPLMNPCI, from the exons ATGTCGACGCTGACAGATTCAAGAAATTCGCCTCTGTCTGATGCAGGCTCCGAAAGTGGTTTTGGTACTCTAACAATGGGAGAAAAAGCACTCATCAAAAAAAGTAGCAGTAGTAAACATCATGAAAACAACTTGAG GGGCGGTTACAAGCCAGTACACGAGCAAGCCGTCCCGAAAACCGGATTGCGAGGCCGGAAAACATATGCGTTTTGGACACTTGTTATACTCTTGTTCTTTTTGGCAATGGGGAACCTTTTGCTAACGTTTGTCATTTTAGGTGTATTAAGGCTAGGCCAAGGTATGGAGAGTCTCGAACTAGTACCGGAACAAGGTTTAATAACTTTCTATGGCACTACCGACCTGGACAGAGTGTACAAGCCGGACGGCAAATTAGAGGGATTTGATGAATGGCCTGTTGAAATCGCCGGTGACAACAATTCAGTTTCATTAAGGATCGATGGAAAAGATGCAACGAAAATGTCAGAATTAAAAATGAGCCTAGACAATGCGACAGTTAATAATGTAAAATCCTTTGATGTACATGATCCAGGATCAGGAAAGCCTATATTTTCCACAGGATTTCCCAATTTTGGCCTACCACATGGAGTTGATAAACTTCAAATTAAAATAGCACAGACACGCAGGATAACAAGTTCTGTCAACAATAGCCTCTATCTACAGTCACGGACGTTTATACGTCTTAAAGGAAATGAAGGGACACGAATGGAAGGTAGGGAAATTGTATGGTCTGCAGATCAAGATATTTTTCTAAAAAGTGTTAATGGTAGTGTTACTCTGGATGGGCATGAAGGCATTTCAATTAATATGAAGGATATACCATCAGTGAATCACGATAGAGATTCATCAGTGCAATTGATAACACAGTACAAATTGTGTGTCTGCTGGCCAGGTGGTAAATTATACAGAGTGCCAGTTACTTTGGGAGAAAATGCACGTATAGCGTGTCACAATGTTGATTTCTCACCCTTGATGAATCCATGCATATGA